The proteins below are encoded in one region of Flavobacterium sp. IMCC34852:
- a CDS encoding Nif3-like dinuclear metal center hexameric protein: MKIKEILPILEEMAPLAYAEDFDNVGLLVGDANAEATGILVCHDALENVIDEAIAKKCNLVVCFHPIIFSGLKKITGKNYVERAVLKAIKNDIAIYAVHTALDNHKHGVNKIFCDALGLTQTKILVPKVNFIQKLVTYTIPENVENLRNALFDAGAGKIGNYEDCSFNSKGIGTYMGNEDSNPEVGERFEFVENEEIKIEVTFEKHLQSKVLKALFSNHVYEEVAYEIYELQNAHQNIGLGMIGQLEKPMSEADFLSFVKNKMQCGGIRHSALLGKPIQKVAVLGGSGSFAISNAKQAGADIFLTADLKYHNFYEAENQLVLADIGHFESERFTKNYIVDFLKKKILNFAIIFSEENTNPVKYL, encoded by the coding sequence ATGAAAATTAAAGAAATTCTCCCGATATTAGAAGAAATGGCGCCATTAGCCTATGCCGAAGATTTTGATAATGTAGGCTTACTTGTTGGCGATGCCAATGCCGAAGCCACCGGTATCCTAGTTTGCCACGATGCTTTAGAAAATGTAATCGATGAAGCGATTGCTAAAAAATGCAATCTCGTGGTTTGCTTTCATCCCATTATTTTTTCAGGTTTGAAAAAAATCACCGGCAAAAATTATGTCGAGCGTGCAGTGTTGAAAGCCATCAAAAATGACATCGCTATCTATGCGGTTCATACCGCTTTAGACAACCACAAACACGGGGTGAATAAAATCTTCTGTGACGCATTGGGCTTGACCCAAACCAAAATATTAGTTCCCAAAGTAAACTTTATTCAAAAGCTCGTTACCTATACAATTCCCGAGAATGTAGAAAATCTGCGCAATGCTCTATTCGACGCCGGCGCCGGAAAGATTGGTAACTATGAAGATTGTAGTTTCAACTCCAAAGGCATCGGCACTTATATGGGCAATGAGGATAGCAATCCCGAAGTGGGCGAACGCTTCGAATTTGTAGAAAACGAGGAAATCAAAATAGAAGTGACTTTTGAAAAACATTTACAGTCTAAAGTACTCAAAGCGCTATTCTCCAATCACGTTTACGAAGAAGTGGCTTATGAAATTTACGAATTGCAAAATGCCCACCAAAATATAGGCCTCGGCATGATAGGCCAACTCGAAAAACCCATGAGTGAAGCTGATTTTCTTTCCTTTGTCAAAAATAAAATGCAATGCGGCGGTATTCGACACAGCGCTTTGTTAGGAAAACCTATTCAAAAAGTAGCCGTACTTGGTGGCTCAGGAAGCTTTGCTATCAGTAATGCCAAACAAGCCGGAGCCGACATTTTCCTGACCGCCGATTTGAAGTACCACAACTTTTATGAAGCTGAAAATCAACTGGTTTTAGCCGACATCGGCCACTTTGAAAGCGAAAGATTTACAAAAAATTATATTGTTGATTTTCTTAAGAAAAAAATCCTTAATTTTGCCATCATTTTTTCGGAAGAAAATACAAATCCAGTTAAGTACTTATAA
- the cphA gene encoding cyanophycin synthetase — MKILKIQALRGPNIWSVQRKKLIQMRLDLEEMEQFPTNKIEGFRERIEAMFPTMIEHRCSEGVRGGFFSRIERGTWMGHVIEHIALEIQTLAGMETGFGRTRETKTPGVYNVVFSYTEESVGMFAAESSVAIAEALIAGKDYDVEADIQKMREIRERVRLGPSTGSIVDEAVARDIPWIRLGTNSLVQLGYGVNQMRFQATITCKTSNIAVDIACNKEETKRMLDLASIPVASGSICVDEEDLENTIKKIGYPIVIKPLDGNHGKGASINVVTWEDAVAGLEYAKKYSRRVIVEKFITGFDFRVLVIDNKLVAAAKREPAHVVGNGKDSIQTLIEETNKDPRRGYGHENVLTQIDIDRDTLDLLEKLNYTVDSVPKNGEIVYLKSTANLSTGGTSIDVTDMMHPENIFLCERISRVIGLDICGIDIMAENLTQPLKENGGCILEVNAAPGFRMHLAPSEGLPRNVAAPVIDMLYPPGKPSRIPIIAVTGTNGKTTTTRLLAHIVKNNGYKVGFTTSDGIYVQNHMMEKGDTTGPLSAEYILKDPTVEFAVLETARGGILRSGLGFSRCDIAIITNIQEDHLGLADIHTLDDLARVKATVVRSVKKDGWAILNAEDEQCLKIANELSCNIAYFSMDENNPKVQQFAKEGKIVAVYENGYITIKKGEWKIRVERATHVPLTLGGKAKFMIANALAATLAAYLQGFKTEDISLSLQTFIPSAAQTPGRMNIFEFKKFKVMIDFAHNPSGYKGVEEFLSSVEATKKIGIIAGVGDRRDEDIRECAMIAARMFDHIIIRQEKHLRGRTEEEIIGLIMEGINASGKNVTHEIIAKEVEAIKHAINSAGEGTFITALSDVVTNAIEIVQEYLDKENEES, encoded by the coding sequence ATGAAGATTCTAAAAATACAAGCTTTACGCGGACCTAACATTTGGAGTGTACAACGCAAAAAGCTAATCCAAATGCGATTGGATTTGGAAGAAATGGAACAATTTCCCACCAATAAAATAGAAGGTTTTCGCGAACGCATAGAAGCCATGTTTCCCACCATGATTGAACACCGCTGCTCCGAAGGAGTTCGAGGCGGTTTTTTTTCCCGCATAGAACGCGGTACTTGGATGGGTCATGTAATAGAACACATCGCCTTAGAGATCCAAACCTTAGCCGGTATGGAAACCGGTTTCGGAAGAACCCGTGAAACCAAAACCCCCGGCGTATACAATGTAGTGTTCAGCTACACCGAAGAAAGCGTAGGAATGTTTGCCGCCGAAAGTTCAGTAGCCATAGCCGAAGCCTTAATCGCCGGTAAAGACTACGATGTGGAAGCCGACATCCAAAAAATGCGTGAAATTCGTGAACGAGTGCGTCTCGGACCATCAACAGGAAGTATCGTAGACGAAGCCGTAGCCAGAGATATTCCGTGGATTCGTTTGGGCACCAATTCCTTAGTACAGCTAGGTTACGGGGTAAACCAAATGCGCTTCCAAGCTACCATTACTTGTAAAACCAGTAATATCGCTGTCGACATTGCGTGCAACAAAGAAGAAACCAAACGCATGCTCGATTTAGCTTCCATTCCGGTAGCCAGCGGTAGCATTTGTGTTGACGAAGAAGATTTAGAAAACACCATCAAAAAAATAGGTTATCCAATCGTAATCAAACCTTTAGACGGCAACCACGGAAAAGGCGCTTCTATTAATGTAGTCACTTGGGAAGACGCCGTTGCCGGATTAGAATATGCCAAAAAATACAGCCGAAGAGTCATCGTTGAAAAATTCATCACCGGTTTCGATTTCAGGGTTTTGGTCATCGACAATAAATTGGTAGCTGCCGCCAAAAGAGAACCGGCACATGTAGTTGGCAACGGGAAAGACAGTATCCAAACCTTAATCGAAGAAACCAACAAAGACCCGAGACGTGGTTACGGACACGAAAATGTTTTGACCCAAATCGACATCGACCGAGATACTTTAGACTTATTAGAAAAATTAAACTATACTGTTGATTCGGTTCCCAAAAACGGTGAAATCGTTTATTTAAAATCAACTGCCAACTTGAGCACCGGAGGAACTTCCATTGACGTAACCGACATGATGCACCCGGAAAACATCTTTTTATGTGAAAGAATTTCCAGAGTCATCGGCTTAGACATTTGCGGGATTGATATCATGGCGGAAAATCTAACCCAACCGTTGAAAGAAAACGGCGGTTGTATCTTAGAAGTCAATGCAGCGCCGGGATTCCGCATGCACTTAGCACCGAGCGAAGGTTTGCCGAGAAACGTGGCCGCACCGGTAATCGACATGCTATATCCACCCGGAAAACCAAGTCGCATACCAATTATAGCCGTTACGGGAACCAACGGTAAAACCACCACTACCCGATTGTTGGCACACATTGTAAAAAACAACGGTTATAAAGTAGGTTTTACCACTTCCGACGGGATTTATGTGCAAAACCACATGATGGAAAAAGGTGACACCACCGGACCGCTTTCGGCCGAATATATTTTGAAAGACCCAACGGTAGAATTTGCTGTTTTAGAAACCGCTCGCGGTGGAATTCTGCGCTCAGGTTTGGGTTTCAGCCGATGTGATATCGCTATTATCACCAACATCCAAGAAGACCATTTAGGTTTAGCCGACATTCATACTTTAGATGATTTGGCCAGAGTGAAAGCCACAGTTGTTCGTTCGGTAAAAAAAGACGGTTGGGCCATTTTGAACGCCGAAGACGAACAGTGTTTGAAAATTGCCAACGAATTGAGCTGCAACATCGCTTACTTCAGCATGGACGAAAACAACCCCAAAGTACAACAATTCGCCAAAGAAGGAAAAATTGTGGCCGTTTATGAAAACGGTTACATCACCATCAAAAAAGGCGAATGGAAAATCAGGGTTGAACGCGCTACTCACGTACCATTGACTTTAGGTGGAAAAGCAAAATTTATGATTGCCAATGCTTTAGCTGCAACTTTAGCCGCTTATTTACAAGGATTCAAAACCGAAGACATCAGTTTGTCATTGCAAACCTTTATCCCAAGTGCTGCGCAAACTCCTGGTCGTATGAATATTTTTGAATTCAAAAAATTCAAAGTGATGATTGACTTTGCCCACAATCCATCGGGTTATAAAGGCGTAGAAGAATTTTTATCTTCAGTCGAAGCCACTAAAAAAATCGGTATCATTGCCGGTGTTGGAGATCGCCGTGACGAAGACATCAGAGAATGTGCTATGATTGCCGCCCGAATGTTTGACCACATCATCATCCGACAAGAAAAACACTTACGAGGTAGAACCGAAGAAGAAATCATCGGTTTAATCATGGAAGGCATTAATGCCTCAGGTAAAAATGTTACCCATGAAATCATTGCCAAAGAAGTGGAGGCCATCAAACACGCCATCAACAGCGCCGGCGAAGGAACTTTCATCACTGCTTTAAGCGATGTTGTGACGAACGCCATCGAAATTGTTCAAGAGTATTTGGATAAGGAAAATGAAGAATCTTAA
- a CDS encoding alpha/beta fold hydrolase has product MKKINYFLITKSVGLYINLLSFFYPEKAKEIAYTIFSQPRKGKIKSGKLPKTLQSAQQETLHYDGEDFQTYIWQGSEDSSQRRTGQSQIILLLHGWESNASRWKKLLNQLKPTGKTIIAIDAPGHGLSSGKEFNAPRYAEFIHILAQKYNPKTLIGHSIGGAAITYYLHKYPNDHIEKIVLLGTPSSFKKISDNFVNILSLNNKMKNLLEKHYQEKFDIHINDFAGHLFAKNFAQKAIIAHDINDKVILVEEGRMYASSWKNSTYIETQGLGHSMHDKDLYQKIVHFITEA; this is encoded by the coding sequence ATGAAGAAAATCAACTACTTTTTAATCACCAAATCGGTTGGTTTGTACATCAACCTCCTCAGTTTTTTCTATCCCGAAAAAGCCAAGGAAATCGCCTACACCATTTTCAGCCAACCCCGAAAAGGTAAAATCAAAAGCGGAAAACTGCCAAAAACTTTGCAAAGTGCCCAACAAGAAACCTTACACTACGACGGTGAAGATTTCCAAACCTATATTTGGCAAGGCTCTGAGGACTCGAGCCAAAGGCGAACTGGACAAAGTCAAATCATCTTATTACTTCACGGCTGGGAAAGCAATGCTTCCCGCTGGAAAAAATTACTCAACCAACTAAAACCAACAGGCAAAACCATCATCGCCATCGATGCCCCAGGCCACGGATTGAGCTCCGGCAAAGAATTCAACGCACCTCGTTATGCCGAATTCATTCATATTTTAGCTCAAAAATACAACCCAAAAACACTCATCGGGCACTCCATAGGCGGCGCGGCGATCACTTATTATTTGCACAAATATCCCAACGACCACATCGAAAAAATCGTACTACTGGGTACGCCCTCAAGCTTCAAAAAAATCAGCGACAACTTTGTCAACATTTTAAGTCTTAACAACAAGATGAAAAACCTCTTGGAGAAACATTATCAGGAAAAATTCGATATCCATATCAACGATTTTGCCGGACACTTATTCGCCAAAAACTTTGCGCAAAAAGCCATCATCGCACACGACATCAACGACAAAGTCATCCTGGTGGAAGAAGGCAGAATGTACGCTTCCTCTTGGAAAAACTCAACATACATCGAAACCCAAGGTCTTGGTCACAGCATGCACGACAAGGATTTGTACCAAAAAATAGTCCATTTTATTACAGAAGCGTAA
- a CDS encoding zinc ribbon domain-containing protein yields the protein MATTKELSVEDKLRAIYDLQIIDTRIDEIRNVRGELPLEVEDLEDEVTGLSTRLDKLKSDLVTIEEQIKTKKSAIEEHQAAIKKYTEQQKNVRNNREFNSLTKEVEFQELEIQLAEKQIKELKASIEHKKEVISSSKEKLDQKSAHLKHKKAELNDIMAETQKEENFLMEKSAEFEALIEERLLAAYKRIRSSVRNGLAVVSIERGASAGSFFTIPPQTQVEIAARKKIITDEHSGRILVDATLAEEEREKMQNLFAHL from the coding sequence ATGGCGACTACAAAAGAACTAAGTGTTGAAGACAAATTAAGAGCTATCTACGACTTACAAATCATAGATACCAGAATTGATGAAATCAGAAACGTTAGAGGAGAATTACCTTTAGAAGTGGAAGATTTAGAAGATGAAGTTACCGGCTTAAGCACTCGTTTAGACAAATTAAAAAGTGATTTAGTTACTATAGAAGAACAAATCAAAACCAAAAAAAGTGCCATTGAAGAGCATCAAGCGGCCATCAAAAAATACACCGAGCAACAAAAAAACGTTCGTAACAACAGAGAATTCAACTCTTTAACCAAAGAAGTAGAATTCCAAGAATTGGAAATCCAATTGGCTGAAAAACAAATCAAGGAATTAAAAGCTTCTATCGAACACAAAAAAGAAGTAATTTCCAGCTCTAAAGAAAAATTAGACCAAAAATCAGCCCACTTAAAACACAAAAAAGCCGAATTAAACGATATCATGGCCGAAACCCAAAAAGAAGAAAACTTCTTAATGGAAAAATCAGCCGAGTTTGAAGCCCTAATCGAAGAAAGATTATTGGCAGCCTACAAAAGAATCCGTTCAAGTGTTCGCAATGGTTTAGCCGTGGTTTCTATCGAGCGTGGTGCTTCGGCAGGCTCATTCTTTACGATTCCGCCTCAAACCCAAGTTGAAATTGCCGCAAGAAAGAAAATCATCACCGATGAGCACTCAGGAAGAATCTTAGTTGATGCAACCTTGGCCGAAGAAGAAAGAGAAAAAATGCAAAATTTATTTGCCCACCTATAA
- a CDS encoding DinB family protein, producing MKDQLETWHINNRINLYLLDVIEESALEDVSASKGRKVGDQFAHLHNVRLMWLKAAAPELLEGLLKIDKEVKINKEILQTELHKSAEAMAKLLEKSLAENKIKGFKPHPTAFLGYLISHESHHRGQIVLTLKQAGHPIDQKTQFGLWEWGSR from the coding sequence ATGAAAGACCAACTCGAGACTTGGCATATCAACAACCGCATCAATCTTTACTTACTTGACGTGATTGAAGAAAGTGCCTTGGAGGATGTTTCAGCTTCTAAGGGCAGAAAAGTCGGTGATCAATTCGCCCATCTTCACAATGTTAGACTCATGTGGCTCAAAGCCGCAGCACCGGAATTATTGGAAGGCTTACTCAAAATTGACAAAGAAGTAAAAATCAACAAGGAAATATTGCAAACCGAACTCCACAAAAGTGCCGAAGCCATGGCCAAACTACTGGAAAAAAGTTTGGCCGAAAATAAAATCAAAGGGTTCAAACCTCATCCTACCGCGTTTCTTGGCTATTTGATTTCGCATGAAAGCCATCACCGAGGACAAATTGTGCTAACACTTAAACAAGCCGGACATCCAATCGATCAAAAAACTCAGTTTGGTTTATGGGAATGGGGAAGCCGATAA